In Candidatus Promineifilum breve, one genomic interval encodes:
- a CDS encoding PIN/TRAM domain-containing protein yields the protein MRTRIEFISRIIGAVVLASALAIIGVQLAAMLDLDPLRYGIAFGVGGGVLGAVLGFLFTPYLTVRPIGAVRQSLSAMPLERLVAMMIGIFIGLIAGALFAIPLSQLPSPFKEILPLATALGFCYLGAVLMMHRYRDLREFAGGLRVGRNAEKALPAPEEKVDENVILLDTSVIIDGRILDIGRTGFIRHTLLVPNFVLKELQHIADSADSLRRNRGRRGLDILSMLQNESPVPVRITDMDAPQTRDVDSKLVVLARRLTCPIMTNDYNLNKVAELQGITVLNINDLANAVKASLLPGEELKVTIIQEGKEYGQGVGYLDDGTMVVVEDGQRVMNRTENVVVTKVLQTTAGRMIFAKL from the coding sequence ATGCGCACGCGCATCGAATTCATTTCACGCATCATCGGCGCGGTCGTTCTGGCTTCCGCGCTGGCCATCATCGGCGTCCAACTGGCGGCGATGCTCGATCTCGACCCATTGCGCTATGGCATCGCTTTCGGCGTGGGTGGCGGCGTGTTGGGGGCCGTGCTGGGCTTCCTGTTCACGCCCTATCTGACCGTCCGGCCGATTGGGGCCGTGCGCCAATCGCTGTCGGCCATGCCGCTGGAACGGCTGGTGGCGATGATGATCGGCATCTTCATCGGCCTCATCGCCGGGGCGCTCTTCGCCATCCCCCTGTCCCAATTGCCTTCGCCGTTCAAGGAAATCCTGCCGCTGGCGACGGCGCTGGGCTTCTGCTACCTGGGCGCGGTGCTGATGATGCATCGCTATCGGGACTTGCGCGAATTCGCCGGCGGGCTGCGCGTCGGCCGCAACGCCGAGAAGGCGCTGCCCGCACCCGAAGAGAAAGTCGACGAGAACGTCATCTTGCTCGATACCAGCGTCATCATCGACGGCCGCATCCTCGACATCGGCCGCACCGGCTTCATCCGCCATACGCTGCTGGTGCCCAATTTCGTGCTCAAGGAGCTGCAACACATCGCCGACAGCGCCGACAGCCTGCGCCGCAATCGCGGCCGCCGCGGGCTGGACATTCTGAGCATGTTGCAGAACGAGTCGCCCGTGCCGGTGCGCATCACCGACATGGACGCGCCGCAGACCCGCGACGTCGACAGCAAGCTCGTCGTCCTGGCCCGCCGCCTCACCTGTCCCATTATGACCAACGACTACAACCTGAACAAGGTCGCCGAGTTGCAGGGCATCACCGTCCTCAACATCAACGATCTCGCCAACGCGGTCAAGGCGTCCCTGCTGCCCGGCGAGGAGTTGAAGGTGACCATCATCCAGGAAGGCAAGGAGTATGGGCAGGGTGTCGGCTATCTGGATGACGGCACGATGGTCGTCGTCGAGGACGGCCAGCGGGTGATGAACCGCACCGAAAACGTCGTCGTGACCAAAGTGTTGCAGACGACGGCCGGGCGGATGATATTTGCCAAACTATAG
- the cysS gene encoding cysteine--tRNA ligase, translating to MSLKIYNVLSRQKEEFVPLTPGRVNMYVCGPTVYDYSHIGHGKTYVSFDVVVRYLRFLGYDVLYVQNITDVGHMLDTGEDRILKKARQTSALPMQVAEAYARDYFEDMDALGVRRPDISPRASGHITEQIAMIEHLIAEEHAYVNDGSVYFSVVSYPEYGKLSGRIVEEQEEGARVTVREDKRHPADFALWKKAEPEHILRWPSPWGDGFPGWHIECSAMAAKYLGDTFDIHGGGIDNIFPHNECEIAQSEAAHGATYARYWMLTGSLTLERVKMSKSLGNTLTVKDALARWRPEAIRTFILSGQYSNPVDFSEGAIEAAYKGWQRIWGAVTLTRDQLRQAEAGEISAEAAKILADARAQFIERMDDDFNTPGALAVLQDLTRAVNGLINEGGPQTRGTLAAIDATFRELGGEVLGIVPEGAESGANAEREDGLVRLLIDLRKQARDNKEWATADIIRNRLKELGVVLEDRVDGTIWKLG from the coding sequence ATGTCGCTAAAAATCTACAACGTTCTGTCGCGGCAAAAAGAAGAGTTCGTGCCCCTGACACCCGGCCGGGTGAATATGTACGTCTGCGGCCCCACGGTCTATGACTACTCCCACATCGGCCACGGCAAGACCTACGTCAGCTTCGACGTGGTTGTGCGCTATCTGCGCTTCCTGGGCTACGATGTTCTCTACGTGCAGAACATCACCGACGTCGGCCACATGCTCGACACCGGCGAGGATCGCATCCTGAAGAAGGCACGCCAGACCTCGGCCCTGCCGATGCAGGTGGCCGAGGCCTATGCTCGGGACTACTTCGAGGACATGGACGCCCTGGGCGTGCGCCGGCCGGACATCAGCCCGCGGGCCAGCGGCCACATCACCGAGCAGATCGCCATGATCGAACATCTCATCGCTGAAGAGCATGCCTACGTCAACGACGGCTCGGTCTATTTTAGCGTCGTCTCCTACCCGGAGTACGGCAAGCTCAGTGGTCGGATCGTGGAAGAGCAGGAAGAAGGCGCGCGCGTCACCGTGCGCGAGGACAAGCGCCACCCGGCCGATTTCGCCCTGTGGAAGAAGGCCGAGCCGGAGCACATCCTGCGCTGGCCCAGCCCGTGGGGCGACGGCTTCCCCGGCTGGCACATCGAATGCTCGGCCATGGCCGCCAAATACCTGGGCGACACCTTCGACATCCACGGCGGCGGCATCGATAACATCTTCCCCCACAATGAATGCGAGATCGCCCAGAGCGAGGCGGCCCACGGCGCGACCTATGCCCGCTACTGGATGCTGACCGGCTCGCTGACGCTGGAGCGGGTGAAGATGAGCAAGAGCCTGGGCAATACGCTGACGGTGAAGGACGCGCTGGCCCGCTGGCGGCCGGAGGCGATTCGCACCTTCATCCTCTCCGGCCAATATAGCAACCCCGTCGATTTTTCCGAGGGGGCCATCGAGGCCGCCTATAAGGGCTGGCAGCGCATCTGGGGCGCGGTGACCCTGACCCGCGACCAACTGCGTCAGGCAGAGGCGGGCGAGATCAGCGCCGAGGCCGCTAAAATCCTGGCCGACGCCCGCGCCCAGTTTATCGAGCGCATGGACGACGACTTCAACACGCCCGGCGCGCTGGCCGTGTTGCAGGATTTGACCCGCGCCGTGAACGGGCTGATCAACGAGGGCGGCCCGCAGACACGGGGCACGCTGGCGGCCATTGACGCCACCTTCCGCGAACTGGGCGGCGAAGTGCTGGGCATCGTGCCCGAAGGCGCGGAGAGCGGGGCCAACGCCGAACGCGAGGATGGCCTGGTGCGCCTGCTGATCGATCTGCGCAAACAGGCGCGGGACAACAAGGAATGGGCCACGGCCGACATCATTCGCAACCGGTTGAAAGAGTTGGGCGTGGTGCTGGAAGATAGAGTCGATGGGACGATCTGGAAACTCGGCTGA
- the rlmB gene encoding 23S rRNA (guanosine(2251)-2'-O)-methyltransferase RlmB, with the protein MGRSGNSAEALVRRHPVLEALRAGRRAMTRLHVEARGDRTADRDLQPILDAARIAGVPVTTADRAALDRLARQYAADPKHQGVLLETGPYPYAELDEMLGLAERRGERPLLLLLDLLHGPQNIGALLRTAEACGVHGIILQDRRAPEITPSVVQFAAGATEHLLIGQVTNLVQAMRTLKAAGVWLAGMDMDEDARRLGQIDLDIPLGIVVGHEGEGLRRLVRDTCDMIIRLPMRGQVESLNVAVAGSILLYAAWQARGFD; encoded by the coding sequence ATGGGACGATCTGGAAACTCGGCTGAGGCCCTCGTGCGGCGGCATCCGGTGCTGGAGGCGTTGCGCGCCGGCCGGCGCGCGATGACCCGGCTGCACGTTGAGGCGCGCGGCGACCGGACGGCCGACCGCGATCTGCAACCGATCCTGGACGCGGCGCGCATCGCCGGCGTGCCGGTGACGACCGCTGACCGGGCGGCGCTCGACCGGCTGGCCCGCCAATACGCCGCCGACCCCAAGCACCAGGGCGTGTTGCTGGAGACCGGCCCCTATCCCTATGCCGAACTGGACGAGATGCTGGGGCTGGCCGAGCGGCGGGGCGAGCGGCCCTTGCTGCTGCTGCTCGATCTGCTGCATGGGCCGCAGAACATCGGCGCGCTGTTGCGCACGGCCGAGGCCTGTGGCGTCCATGGCATCATCCTGCAAGACCGCCGCGCGCCGGAGATCACGCCCTCGGTCGTGCAGTTCGCCGCCGGGGCCACCGAGCACCTGCTCATCGGCCAGGTGACCAATCTGGTGCAGGCCATGCGCACGCTGAAAGCGGCCGGCGTGTGGCTGGCGGGCATGGACATGGACGAGGACGCGCGCCGGCTGGGGCAGATCGACCTGGACATCCCGCTGGGCATCGTCGTCGGCCACGAGGGCGAGGGGTTGCGCCGTCTGGTGCGCGATACGTGTGATATGATCATTCGCCTGCCGATGCGCGGCCAAGTAGAATCGCTCAACGTGGCCGTGGCCGGGTCGATTTTGCTCTATGCCGCCTGGCAGGCGCGCGGGTTCGATTGA
- the ribA gene encoding GTP cyclohydrolase II, whose amino-acid sequence MAEPISVHKMSGARIPTDVGEFTLCLYHNNLDGKEHLALLVGDVGDAASLRDGAPLLVRVHSECFTGDVLGSLRCDCGPQLAAALRLVAAEGRGVILYLRQEGRGIGLLEKLRAYNLQDVGYDTVDANLLLGHQPDLRDYRVAAEILKDLGITSLRLMTNNPDKIAGLERHGLHVAERVPLQMTAHAENAHYLDTKARRMRHLLQLENPGLNGSTAHHHPVLDTTGDDRSALMPELSAAPPPRPGRPYITLSYAQSLDGSIAARRGEQTFISGPEAGRLTHQLRARHDAILVGIGTVLADDPQLTVRLVRGPDPQPVIVDSRLRFPPWAKLLRGERRPWIATTDAADPARQAALEAAGARVIRLPAVPNGMVDLTALLAYLARRHMRSVMVEGGATVISNFLAAHLADRLVLTIAPMILGGLNAVADLGRLNGRVMPRLVRPQYQTLGKDVILFGDLVWE is encoded by the coding sequence ATGGCTGAGCCTATCTCCGTTCACAAAATGTCCGGCGCGCGTATCCCCACCGACGTGGGCGAGTTCACCCTGTGCCTCTATCACAACAATCTGGACGGTAAGGAGCACCTGGCGCTGCTCGTCGGGGACGTGGGCGATGCGGCATCGCTGCGCGACGGCGCGCCGCTGCTGGTGCGCGTCCATTCCGAATGTTTCACCGGCGACGTGCTGGGGTCGTTGCGCTGCGATTGCGGGCCGCAACTGGCCGCGGCGCTGCGCCTGGTGGCCGCCGAGGGGCGCGGCGTGATTCTCTATCTGCGGCAGGAGGGGCGGGGCATCGGCCTGCTGGAGAAGCTGCGCGCCTACAACTTGCAGGACGTGGGCTACGACACGGTCGATGCCAACCTGCTGCTGGGCCACCAGCCCGACTTGCGCGATTATCGCGTGGCGGCCGAGATATTGAAGGACTTGGGCATCACCTCGCTGCGTCTGATGACCAACAACCCGGACAAGATCGCCGGGCTGGAGCGCCACGGCCTGCACGTGGCCGAGCGCGTGCCGCTCCAGATGACCGCCCACGCCGAAAACGCCCACTATCTGGATACCAAAGCGCGCCGCATGCGCCACCTGTTGCAACTGGAAAATCCCGGCCTGAACGGTTCGACGGCGCATCACCACCCGGTGCTGGACACGACCGGCGACGACCGCTCGGCATTAATGCCCGAACTCTCGGCCGCGCCGCCGCCGCGCCCCGGCCGCCCCTACATCACCCTGAGCTATGCCCAAAGCCTCGACGGCTCCATCGCCGCCCGGCGCGGCGAGCAGACGTTCATCAGTGGGCCGGAGGCCGGGCGATTGACCCACCAACTGCGCGCCCGCCACGACGCCATCCTGGTCGGCATCGGCACGGTGCTGGCCGACGACCCACAACTGACCGTGCGGCTGGTGCGCGGGCCGGATCCCCAGCCGGTCATCGTCGATAGCCGCCTGCGCTTTCCGCCGTGGGCCAAGCTGCTGCGCGGCGAGCGGCGGCCGTGGATCGCCACGACCGATGCCGCCGACCCCGCCCGGCAGGCAGCGCTGGAGGCGGCCGGGGCGCGCGTCATCCGGCTGCCGGCCGTGCCCAACGGCATGGTCGATCTGACCGCGCTGCTGGCCTATCTGGCCCGTCGCCACATGCGCAGCGTGATGGTCGAGGGCGGGGCCACGGTCATCAGCAACTTCCTGGCCGCTCATCTGGCCGACCGGCTGGTGCTGACCATTGCCCCCATGATCCTGGGCGGGCTGAACGCCGTGGCCGATCTGGGGCGGCTGAATGGGCGGGTCATGCCGCGGCTGGTGCGGCCACAGTATCAGACGTTGGGGAAGGATGTGATTTTGTTTGGGGATCTTGTATGGGAGTAG
- a CDS encoding type II toxin-antitoxin system HicB family antitoxin: MKDYHINIFWSEEDSKYIADVPDLKYCSASGATPEEALQEVMIAKSLWLEAAEDRGLPIPEPRYRPAIYQLSY, translated from the coding sequence ATGAAAGATTACCACATCAACATCTTCTGGAGTGAAGAAGACAGTAAATACATCGCCGATGTCCCCGATCTGAAGTACTGCTCGGCCTCTGGAGCCACGCCCGAAGAAGCTCTTCAGGAAGTAATGATTGCCAAATCGCTGTGGCTTGAGGCTGCGGAGGACAGAGGATTGCCCATCCCCGAACCGCGCTATCGGCCGGCGATTTATCAACTCAGTTACTGA
- a CDS encoding DinB family protein, whose protein sequence is MEQSNDDSDELRPEYARDDFGPMVRGKYTAQTREINKVMPHPLVDQLRFTRSEFLRSVKGVNEEDAQKRLLPMNCLAWNVGHLAWQEQRYFLYYGQAQGLLLPDIERDFAYGAPGSTPSLKGMVAAWKTITAAADPWLDTLTSEMLTRNVISNGKPIAPIYGNMLQRVIYHYWYHTGENMAIRQLLGHERLPVYVGNIDDKAPYRQE, encoded by the coding sequence TTGGAGCAAAGTAACGACGATTCCGACGAGCTACGGCCGGAATACGCCCGCGACGATTTCGGCCCGATGGTGCGCGGCAAGTATACGGCTCAAACAAGAGAGATCAATAAAGTTATGCCTCATCCGCTTGTGGATCAATTACGGTTTACCCGCAGCGAATTCCTGCGCTCCGTCAAAGGCGTCAACGAAGAGGACGCTCAAAAGCGCCTCCTGCCGATGAACTGCCTGGCCTGGAACGTCGGCCATCTGGCCTGGCAGGAGCAGCGCTACTTCCTCTACTACGGCCAGGCGCAAGGTCTGTTGTTGCCGGACATCGAGCGCGACTTCGCCTATGGGGCGCCGGGCAGCACGCCGTCGTTGAAGGGGATGGTCGCCGCCTGGAAGACGATCACCGCCGCGGCCGACCCGTGGCTGGATACGTTGACCTCCGAGATGCTCACCCGCAACGTGATCAGCAACGGCAAGCCTATCGCTCCCATCTATGGCAATATGTTGCAGCGGGTCATCTATCACTACTGGTATCATACCGGGGAGAATATGGCGATCCGCCAACTGTTGGGCCATGAACGGCTGCCGGTCTACGTGGGCAATATCGACGACAAAGCGCCCTACAGGCAGGAGTGA
- a CDS encoding copper amine oxidase, whose protein sequence is MKELRRSIVVVMMLLVLALAACGGGTQEQEPAAEEAAQPTAVMEQMEPTEMATEMAMEEPTAAATEMMEEPTAEATEMVMEEPTAEVTAAAMDEGEMAAMDPLMLDGSAAGLRVALNRLLGEHVLLAAGATNAALDGRTPDFEAAAAALDENSVDLTSAITAVYGEEAGASFLEQWREHIGFFVDYTVATAGSDSAGQQAAMDDLTSYTTSFAEFLAGATELPADALEANLQEHVTGLIAVIDAQAAGDETAHYTNLRAAYAHMAMTAEALSGGIAAQHADMFAGDGLSSASGLRVALNNLLAEHLFLAGAATDEALNGNTPAFEAAAAALDENSVALAGAITSVYGEDAGAEFLDQWRAHIGFVVDYTVATAGGDEDGKAAAAEALAGYITDFAAFLAGATGLPADALEAGLQEHVMGLAMVVDAQAAEDAPAAYSQLRMAYLHMQALGDALSSAIAGQFPEMFPMEGMAEG, encoded by the coding sequence ATGAAAGAGTTGAGAAGAAGCATAGTGGTGGTGATGATGCTGTTGGTTCTGGCGCTGGCTGCCTGTGGCGGCGGAACGCAAGAACAGGAACCCGCGGCCGAAGAAGCGGCCCAACCCACAGCCGTGATGGAACAGATGGAACCGACGGAAATGGCGACGGAGATGGCGATGGAAGAGCCGACAGCCGCAGCCACGGAAATGATGGAAGAACCGACGGCCGAAGCCACCGAAATGGTCATGGAAGAGCCGACGGCCGAAGTCACCGCAGCGGCCATGGACGAAGGCGAGATGGCCGCGATGGATCCGCTCATGCTTGACGGTTCGGCCGCCGGGCTGCGCGTGGCCCTGAACCGGTTGCTGGGCGAGCACGTGTTGCTGGCCGCCGGCGCCACCAACGCCGCGCTCGACGGTCGCACGCCCGACTTTGAGGCCGCCGCCGCCGCCCTGGACGAGAACTCCGTCGATCTGACTTCGGCCATCACCGCCGTCTATGGCGAAGAGGCCGGGGCGTCGTTCCTGGAGCAGTGGCGCGAGCATATCGGCTTCTTCGTCGATTACACCGTGGCCACGGCCGGCAGCGATAGCGCCGGGCAGCAGGCGGCCATGGACGACCTGACCAGCTACACCACGTCCTTCGCCGAGTTCCTGGCCGGGGCGACCGAACTGCCGGCCGACGCGCTGGAAGCCAACTTGCAGGAGCACGTGACCGGGCTGATCGCCGTCATCGATGCCCAGGCCGCCGGCGACGAGACGGCCCACTACACCAACTTGCGCGCGGCCTACGCCCACATGGCGATGACCGCCGAGGCTCTGAGCGGTGGCATTGCCGCCCAACACGCCGACATGTTCGCCGGTGACGGCCTGTCGTCGGCGTCGGGGCTGCGCGTGGCCCTGAATAATCTGTTGGCCGAGCACCTCTTCCTGGCCGGAGCGGCCACCGATGAGGCGCTGAACGGCAACACGCCCGCCTTCGAGGCCGCGGCGGCGGCGCTGGATGAGAATTCGGTCGCCCTGGCCGGGGCGATTACCTCGGTCTACGGCGAAGACGCCGGCGCTGAGTTCCTGGACCAGTGGCGCGCCCACATCGGCTTCGTGGTCGATTACACCGTAGCCACGGCCGGTGGCGATGAGGACGGCAAGGCCGCGGCGGCCGAGGCCCTGGCCGGCTACATCACCGACTTTGCCGCCTTCCTGGCCGGGGCCACCGGACTGCCGGCCGACGCGCTGGAAGCAGGCTTGCAGGAGCACGTGATGGGCCTGGCGATGGTGGTCGATGCCCAAGCGGCCGAGGACGCGCCGGCGGCCTATAGCCAACTGCGTATGGCCTACCTTCACATGCAGGCCCTGGGCGACGCGCTGTCGAGCGCCATCGCCGGCCAGTTCCCGGAGATGTTCCCGATGGAGGGAATGGCTGAGGGATAG
- the uvrA gene encoding excinuclease ABC subunit UvrA, giving the protein MSLDKIIVRGAREHNLKNIDVEIPRDKLVVITGLSGSGKSSLAFDTIFAEGQRRYVESLSAYARQFLGQLEKPDVDNIEGLSPAVSIDQRGVSHNPRSTVGTVTEVYDYMRLLYARVGTPHCPQCGRPVMPQSAEQIVANVMAMSTGTRIQVLAPLVQDRKGQHQGIFDDVRKAGFVRMRVNGEVRQVDDKIELDRYKNHTIEAVVDRLVIRHAADDASEEAASDRSRLTDSIETALGLGSGIVIINDVTDPENPADHLYSEHLYCPYDGTSIPPIEPRTFSFNTPYGACPECQGLGVQKEIDPDLIVPNKELTLRDGAITGWPTEDKAGYYWQLLKATAEHFAIPLDVSVRTLSPQQMRVLLYGGGDDAVTVRYRNREGSTRHYGTKYEGVIPNLWRRYNESTSDYVREKLEEFMVDRPCRVCGGTRLQPVARAVDIGGTTIVEAVRRPVVKTLDWAECLEDPARTPLTPRQQLIAKSILKEIRERLSFMINVGLDYLTLDRTAGTLSGGEAQRIRLATQIGSRLMGVLYVLDEPSIGLHQRDNARLITTLQGMRDLGNTVLVVEHDEETMRAADWLIDLGPGAGKHGGELVAEGTPEQVAKNKKSLTGAYLSGRKHIAVPKKRRPGNGEWLEVIGASENNLKDLDIRIPLGKFVCITGVSGSGKSSFLVEILSKRLNQHFYNSKVLPGKHQEIRGLEHLDKVIEIDQSPIGRTPRSNPATYTNLFNQIRDLFSSLPDSKLRGYQPGRFSFNVKGGRCEACQGQGQNRIEMQFLPDIYVPCDICKGARYNRETLQVRYKELNIAEVLDQTVDDALEFFANFPPIRRKLQTMADVGLGYIHLGQPAPTMSGGEAQRVKLSRELSKIATGRTLYILDEPSVGLHAHDVSKLIHALNKLVDKGNTVVIIEHNLDIIKVADHIIDMGPEGGDRGGEIIAQGAPEEIVDVAASYTGQFLRPLLNGHAS; this is encoded by the coding sequence ATGTCACTCGACAAAATCATCGTGCGCGGCGCGCGCGAGCACAATCTCAAGAATATCGACGTGGAGATCCCGCGCGATAAGCTGGTGGTCATCACCGGCCTGTCGGGGTCGGGCAAGTCGTCGCTGGCCTTCGACACCATCTTTGCCGAGGGGCAACGCCGCTACGTCGAATCGCTATCGGCCTATGCCCGGCAGTTCCTCGGCCAGTTGGAGAAGCCCGACGTCGATAACATCGAGGGCCTCAGCCCGGCGGTGTCGATTGACCAGCGGGGCGTCAGCCACAACCCGCGCTCGACCGTGGGCACGGTGACCGAAGTCTACGACTATATGCGCCTGCTCTACGCCCGCGTCGGCACGCCCCATTGCCCGCAATGCGGCCGGCCGGTCATGCCCCAGTCGGCGGAGCAGATCGTCGCCAACGTCATGGCCATGTCTACCGGCACGCGCATCCAGGTATTGGCCCCGCTGGTGCAGGATCGCAAGGGGCAGCACCAGGGCATCTTCGACGACGTGCGCAAGGCCGGCTTCGTGCGCATGCGTGTCAACGGCGAAGTGCGTCAGGTGGACGACAAGATCGAACTGGATCGCTACAAAAACCACACCATCGAGGCCGTCGTCGACCGGCTGGTCATCCGCCACGCCGCCGACGACGCCAGCGAAGAGGCCGCCTCCGACCGCAGCCGCCTGACCGATTCCATCGAGACGGCCCTCGGATTGGGCAGTGGCATCGTTATCATCAACGACGTGACCGACCCGGAGAATCCTGCCGATCACCTCTATTCCGAACATCTCTACTGCCCCTACGACGGCACGAGCATCCCGCCCATCGAGCCGCGCACCTTCAGCTTCAACACCCCCTACGGCGCGTGCCCGGAGTGCCAGGGGCTGGGCGTCCAGAAAGAGATCGACCCCGACTTGATTGTGCCCAACAAGGAGTTGACCCTGCGCGATGGGGCGATTACCGGCTGGCCGACCGAGGACAAGGCCGGCTACTATTGGCAACTGCTCAAGGCCACGGCCGAGCATTTCGCCATCCCCCTTGACGTGTCGGTGCGCACACTGTCGCCGCAACAGATGCGGGTGCTGCTCTATGGCGGCGGCGACGATGCCGTCACCGTGCGCTATCGCAACCGCGAGGGCAGCACCCGCCATTACGGCACGAAATACGAGGGCGTCATCCCCAATCTGTGGCGGCGCTACAACGAGTCCACCTCCGACTACGTGCGCGAGAAGCTGGAGGAGTTCATGGTCGACCGGCCCTGCCGCGTTTGCGGCGGCACGCGCTTGCAGCCGGTGGCCCGCGCCGTCGACATCGGCGGCACGACCATCGTCGAGGCTGTGCGCCGGCCGGTGGTCAAGACGCTCGACTGGGCTGAGTGCCTGGAAGACCCGGCGCGCACACCACTGACGCCGCGCCAGCAGCTCATCGCCAAGTCGATCCTGAAGGAGATTCGGGAACGGCTGAGCTTTATGATCAACGTCGGCCTCGACTACCTGACGCTCGACCGGACGGCGGGCACGCTGAGCGGCGGCGAGGCCCAGCGCATCCGTCTGGCGACGCAGATCGGCAGCCGGCTCATGGGTGTGCTCTACGTGCTCGATGAGCCGAGCATTGGCCTGCACCAGCGCGACAACGCCCGGCTGATCACGACCCTGCAAGGGATGCGCGACCTGGGCAACACGGTGCTGGTGGTGGAGCACGACGAGGAGACCATGCGCGCCGCCGACTGGCTGATCGACCTGGGGCCGGGCGCGGGCAAGCATGGCGGCGAACTGGTGGCCGAGGGCACGCCGGAGCAGGTGGCCAAGAACAAGAAGAGCCTGACTGGGGCCTATCTGAGCGGCCGCAAGCACATCGCCGTGCCCAAGAAGCGCCGGCCGGGCAACGGCGAATGGCTGGAAGTGATCGGCGCGTCCGAAAATAATCTGAAAGACCTCGATATCCGCATCCCGTTGGGCAAGTTCGTCTGCATTACCGGCGTCAGCGGCAGCGGCAAGAGTTCGTTCCTGGTCGAGATTCTCAGTAAGCGGCTGAACCAGCACTTCTACAACTCCAAGGTGCTGCCGGGCAAGCATCAGGAGATACGCGGGCTGGAGCATCTGGACAAGGTCATTGAGATCGACCAGAGTCCCATCGGCCGCACGCCGCGCAGCAACCCGGCGACCTATACCAATCTGTTCAACCAGATTCGCGACCTGTTCAGTTCGCTGCCCGACAGCAAGCTGCGCGGCTATCAGCCGGGCCGGTTCAGCTTCAACGTCAAGGGCGGCCGGTGCGAGGCGTGTCAGGGGCAGGGGCAGAACCGGATCGAGATGCAGTTCCTGCCCGACATCTACGTGCCTTGCGACATCTGCAAGGGGGCGCGCTACAACCGCGAGACGCTACAGGTGCGCTACAAGGAACTCAACATCGCCGAAGTGCTCGACCAGACGGTGGACGACGCGCTGGAGTTCTTCGCCAACTTCCCGCCCATCCGGCGTAAGTTGCAGACGATGGCCGATGTGGGCCTGGGCTATATCCATCTGGGGCAGCCCGCGCCGACGATGAGCGGCGGCGAGGCGCAGCGCGTCAAGCTGAGCCGTGAATTGTCGAAGATCGCCACCGGCCGCACGCTCTACATTCTCGATGAGCCGTCGGTCGGCCTGCATGCCCACGACGTGAGCAAGCTCATCCACGCCCTGAACAAGCTGGTGGACAAGGGCAACACGGTGGTCATCATCGAGCACAACCTCGACATCATCAAGGTGGCCGACCACATCATCGACATGGGGCCGGAAGGCGGCGACCGGGGCGGGGAGATCATCGCCCAGGGCGCGCCGGAAGAGATCGTGGACGTTGCGGCGTCGTATACGGGGCAGTTCTTGCGGCCGTTGCTGAATGGGCACGCGTCGTAA